In Cuculus canorus isolate bCucCan1 chromosome 27, bCucCan1.pri, whole genome shotgun sequence, the following proteins share a genomic window:
- the ACSBG2 gene encoding long-chain-fatty-acid--CoA ligase ACSBG2 isoform X1 — translation MRWTMLCESDARVTLAEPDPTAYFNSGPQGNGEVALDDVLLSSATRSDEVPGIKTAEGTNKKPDMHSFRASSPPASSLWTTRRDGEVKLRMEEQGVGSEVPKTIHELFREAVCKYRDRYALASKKDGQWIKLTYKTYYHECWKAAKSFLKLGLERFHGVCILGFNSAEWFIADIGAILAGGFAVGIYATNSPEACHYVAENCSANVVVVENDKQLQKILEIRRRLPHLKAIVQYGEEIKEKRPGLYSWSEFMALGKDIPDLQLREIIESQKPNQCCTLIYTSGTTGQPKGVMLSHDNLTWTAVAAGRFLMLANTKEQEEVVVSYLPLSHIAAQMCDIWVPIAYGAQVFFAQPDALKGSLIDTIREVRPTAFLGVPRVWEKIEEKMKSIGARSSVFGRRVASWAKEVGLQTNLKRMNGYSEDPVNFRLARHLVYNRVRKALGLDRCMRCYTGAAPVSRETLEFFLSLNIPVLELYGMSESSGPHTMSLPNVFKLTSCGKELEGCRTLIHNPDADGVGEICFSGRHIFMGYLNMEEKTREAIDEEGWLHSGDLGKHDKDGFLFITGRIKELIITAGGENIPPVPIEDAVKDALPIISNAMLVGDRAKFLAMLLTLKCKVNAETGEPGDELTPEVIKYCQKLGSKATKVSEIISNKDQAVYAAIQKGIAAVNERAVSNAQKIQKWVLLEKDFSLAGGELGPTMKLKRPVVTKKYKDEIAQFYAEVETPTTPENAFQQ, via the exons ATGCGGT GGACAATGCTATGCGAGTCAGATGCACGCGTGACACTCGCGGAACCAGACCCCACCGCTTATTTTAATTCGGGTCCTCAAGGGAACGGTGAGGTGGCACTAGATGAtgtgctgctcagctctgcaacGAG ATCTGATGAGGTCCCTGGCATCAAGACAGCTGAAGGCACCAACAAAAAGCCAGACATGCATAGCTTCAGAG CCTCTTCACCTCCGGCCTCCAGTCTGTGGACAACACGACGAGATGGGGAAGTCAAATTGAGGATGGAGGAACAGGGCGTAGGCAGCGAGGTGCCAAAGACCATTCATGAACTGTTCCGGGAAGCTGTTTGTAAATACCGAGATCGTTATGCCCTTGCTTCCAAGAAGGATGGCCAGTGGATAAAACTAACGTACAAGACGTACTATCATGagtgctggaaagcagcaaaaagctTCCTGAAG CTGGGACTGGAGCGTTTCCATGGAGTTTGCATCTTGGGATTCAATTCTGCAGAGTGGTTTATTGCTGACATTGGAGCTATCCTTGCAGG ggGATTTGCTGTTGGTATCTATGCTACAAACTCTCCTGAGGCCTGTCACTACGTAGCAGAGAACTGCAGTGCCAATGTTGTGGTAGTGGAAAACGATaaacagcttcagaaaatattagAG ATTCGGCGTAGACTACCTCATCTGAAAGCCATTGTCCAGTATGGGGAAGAGAtaaaagagaagagaccagGTCTGTACTCG TGGAGTGAGTTCATGGCCCTTGGCAAAGATATTCCAGATCTTCAGCTCCGTGAAATCATTGAGTCGCAGAAGCCTAACCAGTGCTGTACACTCATCTATACCTCAGGGACAACAGGACAGCCGAAGGGAGTGATGCTCAGTCACGACAAC CTGACGTGGACGGCGGTGGCCGCAGGACGCTTCCTAATGCTGGCAAATAccaaagagcaggaggaggtggtggtcagCTATCTGCCCCTCAGCCATATCGCTGCGCAGATGTGTGATATCTGGGTGCCAATTGCATACGGTGCACAAGTTTTCTTTGCTCAGCCAGATGCATTAAAG GGCTCCTTGATAGACACCATTCGGGAAGTGAGGCCGACTGCTTTCCTGGGAGTTCCTCGTGTCtgggaaaaaatagaagaaaaaatgaaatccatAGGTGCAAGATCGTCAGTGTTTGGAAGGAGAGTGGCCTCGTGGGCCAAGGAGGTTGGGCTGCAGACAAACCTGAAGCGGATGAATGG CTATTCTGAAGACCCAGTGAATTTCCGCTTAGCCAGGCACTTGGTGTACAACAGAGTGCGGAAGGCCCTGGGGCTGGACCGCTGCATGAGGTGCTACACGGGGGCTGCCCCCGTCTCCAGGGAGACACTGGAATTCTTTCTAAGTCTGAACATTCCTGTGCTTGAGCTGTATGGGATGAGTGAGAGCTCTGGGCCTCACACAATGTCTCTACCTAACGTGTTCAAGCTTACCAG CTGTGGGAAGGAACTCGAAGGCTGCAGGACTCTGATCCACAATCCAGATGCTGATGGTGTCGGGGAGATCTGCTTCTCGGGAAGGCACATCTTCATGGGCTACTTGAACATGGAAGAGAAAACTAGAGAGGCCATTGATGAAGAGGGCTGGCTGCATTCAGGTGACCTCGGCAAGCACGATAAGGATGGATTCCTCTTCATCACCGGCAGAATTAAAG agctcATCATCACTGCTGGAGGTGAGAACATTCCTCCTGTTCCCATTGAGGATGCTGTAAAAGATGCTCTTCCTATCATCAGCAATGCCATGTTGGTTGGAGACAGAGCAAAATTCCTTGCTATGCTCTTAACACTAAAG TGCAAGGTAAATGCAGAAACCGGTGAGCCAGGAGATGAACTCACGCCTGAAGTTATCAAATACTGTCAGAAGCTGGGCAGCAAGGCTACGAAAGTCTCCGAGATCATCAGCAACAAAGACCAGGCTGTCTACGCGGCGATCCAGAAGGGAATTGCAGCAGTCAACGAGAGGGCTGTCTCCAACGCGCAGAAAATCCAGAAGTGGGTCCTCCTGGAGAAGGACTTCTCTCTCGCTGGTGGCGAACTGG GCCCCACGATGAAGCTGAAGAGACCGGTGGTGACAAAGAAGTACAAAGATGAAATTGCTCAGTTCTACGCGGAGGTGGAAACACCCACCACACCGGAGAACGCTTTCCAGCAGTAG
- the ACSBG2 gene encoding long-chain-fatty-acid--CoA ligase ACSBG2 isoform X2, which produces MLCESDARVTLAEPDPTAYFNSGPQGNGEVALDDVLLSSATRSDEVPGIKTAEGTNKKPDMHSFRASSPPASSLWTTRRDGEVKLRMEEQGVGSEVPKTIHELFREAVCKYRDRYALASKKDGQWIKLTYKTYYHECWKAAKSFLKLGLERFHGVCILGFNSAEWFIADIGAILAGGFAVGIYATNSPEACHYVAENCSANVVVVENDKQLQKILEIRRRLPHLKAIVQYGEEIKEKRPGLYSWSEFMALGKDIPDLQLREIIESQKPNQCCTLIYTSGTTGQPKGVMLSHDNLTWTAVAAGRFLMLANTKEQEEVVVSYLPLSHIAAQMCDIWVPIAYGAQVFFAQPDALKGSLIDTIREVRPTAFLGVPRVWEKIEEKMKSIGARSSVFGRRVASWAKEVGLQTNLKRMNGYSEDPVNFRLARHLVYNRVRKALGLDRCMRCYTGAAPVSRETLEFFLSLNIPVLELYGMSESSGPHTMSLPNVFKLTSCGKELEGCRTLIHNPDADGVGEICFSGRHIFMGYLNMEEKTREAIDEEGWLHSGDLGKHDKDGFLFITGRIKELIITAGGENIPPVPIEDAVKDALPIISNAMLVGDRAKFLAMLLTLKCKVNAETGEPGDELTPEVIKYCQKLGSKATKVSEIISNKDQAVYAAIQKGIAAVNERAVSNAQKIQKWVLLEKDFSLAGGELGPTMKLKRPVVTKKYKDEIAQFYAEVETPTTPENAFQQ; this is translated from the exons ATGCTATGCGAGTCAGATGCACGCGTGACACTCGCGGAACCAGACCCCACCGCTTATTTTAATTCGGGTCCTCAAGGGAACGGTGAGGTGGCACTAGATGAtgtgctgctcagctctgcaacGAG ATCTGATGAGGTCCCTGGCATCAAGACAGCTGAAGGCACCAACAAAAAGCCAGACATGCATAGCTTCAGAG CCTCTTCACCTCCGGCCTCCAGTCTGTGGACAACACGACGAGATGGGGAAGTCAAATTGAGGATGGAGGAACAGGGCGTAGGCAGCGAGGTGCCAAAGACCATTCATGAACTGTTCCGGGAAGCTGTTTGTAAATACCGAGATCGTTATGCCCTTGCTTCCAAGAAGGATGGCCAGTGGATAAAACTAACGTACAAGACGTACTATCATGagtgctggaaagcagcaaaaagctTCCTGAAG CTGGGACTGGAGCGTTTCCATGGAGTTTGCATCTTGGGATTCAATTCTGCAGAGTGGTTTATTGCTGACATTGGAGCTATCCTTGCAGG ggGATTTGCTGTTGGTATCTATGCTACAAACTCTCCTGAGGCCTGTCACTACGTAGCAGAGAACTGCAGTGCCAATGTTGTGGTAGTGGAAAACGATaaacagcttcagaaaatattagAG ATTCGGCGTAGACTACCTCATCTGAAAGCCATTGTCCAGTATGGGGAAGAGAtaaaagagaagagaccagGTCTGTACTCG TGGAGTGAGTTCATGGCCCTTGGCAAAGATATTCCAGATCTTCAGCTCCGTGAAATCATTGAGTCGCAGAAGCCTAACCAGTGCTGTACACTCATCTATACCTCAGGGACAACAGGACAGCCGAAGGGAGTGATGCTCAGTCACGACAAC CTGACGTGGACGGCGGTGGCCGCAGGACGCTTCCTAATGCTGGCAAATAccaaagagcaggaggaggtggtggtcagCTATCTGCCCCTCAGCCATATCGCTGCGCAGATGTGTGATATCTGGGTGCCAATTGCATACGGTGCACAAGTTTTCTTTGCTCAGCCAGATGCATTAAAG GGCTCCTTGATAGACACCATTCGGGAAGTGAGGCCGACTGCTTTCCTGGGAGTTCCTCGTGTCtgggaaaaaatagaagaaaaaatgaaatccatAGGTGCAAGATCGTCAGTGTTTGGAAGGAGAGTGGCCTCGTGGGCCAAGGAGGTTGGGCTGCAGACAAACCTGAAGCGGATGAATGG CTATTCTGAAGACCCAGTGAATTTCCGCTTAGCCAGGCACTTGGTGTACAACAGAGTGCGGAAGGCCCTGGGGCTGGACCGCTGCATGAGGTGCTACACGGGGGCTGCCCCCGTCTCCAGGGAGACACTGGAATTCTTTCTAAGTCTGAACATTCCTGTGCTTGAGCTGTATGGGATGAGTGAGAGCTCTGGGCCTCACACAATGTCTCTACCTAACGTGTTCAAGCTTACCAG CTGTGGGAAGGAACTCGAAGGCTGCAGGACTCTGATCCACAATCCAGATGCTGATGGTGTCGGGGAGATCTGCTTCTCGGGAAGGCACATCTTCATGGGCTACTTGAACATGGAAGAGAAAACTAGAGAGGCCATTGATGAAGAGGGCTGGCTGCATTCAGGTGACCTCGGCAAGCACGATAAGGATGGATTCCTCTTCATCACCGGCAGAATTAAAG agctcATCATCACTGCTGGAGGTGAGAACATTCCTCCTGTTCCCATTGAGGATGCTGTAAAAGATGCTCTTCCTATCATCAGCAATGCCATGTTGGTTGGAGACAGAGCAAAATTCCTTGCTATGCTCTTAACACTAAAG TGCAAGGTAAATGCAGAAACCGGTGAGCCAGGAGATGAACTCACGCCTGAAGTTATCAAATACTGTCAGAAGCTGGGCAGCAAGGCTACGAAAGTCTCCGAGATCATCAGCAACAAAGACCAGGCTGTCTACGCGGCGATCCAGAAGGGAATTGCAGCAGTCAACGAGAGGGCTGTCTCCAACGCGCAGAAAATCCAGAAGTGGGTCCTCCTGGAGAAGGACTTCTCTCTCGCTGGTGGCGAACTGG GCCCCACGATGAAGCTGAAGAGACCGGTGGTGACAAAGAAGTACAAAGATGAAATTGCTCAGTTCTACGCGGAGGTGGAAACACCCACCACACCGGAGAACGCTTTCCAGCAGTAG